The window ATTTCTATATATTGGAAGACCTACTTTGAAGCATTTATTTTTACTCATTCTGAATAATTTCTTTACAGATGCTATTGCTAATCAATTTGTCACCATTTATGATTTCACATTTGCATAATTATTTAAGTAGTTGTTGGTGCTCTCCGACCAAGGTAGCAACAAGGAGAGAAATATCCGTTTTCGACATAAAAAATGTGGTGCTAAAGAGCCGAGTAGAGCATGCATTATCTAGTTCAAAAGTAAATATTATCTTGTGACTTGTCTATAACTTTTCTGGTTTACTTGAATTTATAATGCAGATTCTAAGGATAGAGGGTGGTTAGAGAGTTGATTCAACTACTGGATTCCCTTGATACTTATATCAGTAACGTAAGTTTTAGAACTTATTGGTGCCCTAAAGCATGGACCTAGTGAAACTTTTGttttgctaacaacgggtatttaggccttcggcttgactagtcccacaagtccatactgaccccacaaccacatggaccgggtcatactgaggttgaatgaaaaccattcaactttcattgaaagcactgaagaacactaaacactccCATGTGAGTGGTCCTAACGaaagtaagaggagtcgaactcaaccacacgcttcttgaggcaaaggtcccttgccatGTTCATCTACCCCATGGGGTTTGGACCCAGTAAACCTGTTAGCTGATATACTTTACTTTCAGAATAGAGAGCATGCTCCTACTGCAGAGTGTCAACAAGCATCCTTGCTTCCAACTATATTAGAGAGGTAAAGTAGCTTTGGTCTCTGTAAACTTGATACTGATATCGACTGTTTAAAGCAACTTCTTCCTGTATTAATTAAACTTCAGGTTCATGGGACtaaggtgccgtttgataacactctgggagaatgtttctggtgttcttctattctgcgggaatgtaaatagaacagaaatatgtttggcacgtccggttcatttttttattctcccggaatgaaccaatgaaaaagaatgagtaaagaatacattgcaagagtaccaaaaagttgcttttctattcttttagaaATTTAAAAGAACAAACCTATTCATAACCCCACAAtttcttttctccatctcacgaccaaaaacccccaaatcctaAGGAGAGCCTGCAATAGGTTTTCACTCTCGGTCGCGGCTTCCTGCAActgtcgccgcttccctgcaacggtCGTCGCTTCTCTCCTCTCGGTCGctgctgccctctctctccttcgccgcttcAACGGTTTTTCCTCTCGGTGGCATGTTGGTCGCAGGTCAATCGCCGCTtccttctatctctctctcggtcgcaggtcGGTCGCAGGTCGATCGCCGGTCGCCGGTCGCCGCTTCCTTGCCTTTCACGATCGTGCCTCCTTGCAACTCACGATCAAAGccgccgcttccctgcaactcacGATCAAAGCCGCCGCTTCCTTAAAAGAAATTATATTGTTGTTGATCAAAGCCGCCGCTTCCCTAGAGAGAGAAACCGGGTGGAAGAAAATGGTGTAAATGCTAAGTGGCGGCGAAGAGGGTAAGAGCCGGTCGGAGCCAAACGATGGGGAGTCGACAACGCCGAGGGTGTTGACGATTCTTTCGTTCGTTATGGAGAGACTGGTGACTCGAAATGATGGGTTGGTGGTGGTGCAGAGAGGTGGCTTGAAGGAACAACCACCACAACAGGTGGTGGAAGGTGAGGTGAGGTCGCCGCCGGGAGGGAAGGGGTTGAATGCTTTTCATGGAGTAAGAGCACCGAGTATTAGCATATCAAAGTACTTGGAGAGGATATATAAGTACACAAATTGCAGCCCTTCTTGCTTCGTGGTGGGGTATGTTTATATAGATAGGTTGGTGCATAGGCATCCTAACTCGCCTGTGGTTTCTCTCAACGTCCATAGGTTGCTGGTTACTAGTGTCATGGTTGCATCCAAGATGCTTGATGACTtgtaagctctctctctctctctctcaagataCACACAACACACAGTTTATTTTGTCTGGGGCTAATGAATTAGGTGATTGATTGATTAATTTTTGTGGGTTATTGAGAGATTGTGTTTGGGTAGTGGGGTGAATTTGAAGCCAAGTTATTGAGGGGTTATGGATCAAAGTTAATTGGTATTTTAAGTGGGTTTTGATGGCTTAATTGGTGATCAAGTGGGTTCTTTGTGTCTTGATTAGTTCTTGGAGTTGAATTGTTGGGTGTCGTGATCTACAAAGCTCTGATGCATGGGTTCTGTTCTAAATTGAGCTTGAACTGCTGGTTCAGTATCTTAGGGTTTTAATTTGTAATGAAAACTGGGGTGGAAGGTTGTTAGGAGGTTAGGTTTGTGGAGAGATAGGTCTTGACTCTGGAGTAGGAGAGCTACCAGCGTCAATGATCCAGATTTCTTTGGCAGCAATTGGGGAGGTGGGTTTTTGGTGGATATACATATGGAAGGTTAGGTTGTATCTGGTTTGGTTATTGAACTACTTTTGGATCAGCTTGTTGAGCCAGcttgaagttttttttcttttagggtgAGGTGGGGGTAAGAGAGTAATGCTAGTAGGGTTTCCCTTCTCCTCTGCCCTCGTCTGCCATGAATGACACGTCTAGCATTCACTACAATACTTCATCTTTCACAACGGAAAGTTTTCAGGCATAAGAGATAGAATTGAATAGATTTACTTATACTAGGCAATTTACTGAGTATTGCCATGCTAGGCAATTCACTACATTTAGAATTTCACCTGGAAATACCAATGAACAACTTGAGAATAAAGTGTTAAATACtcattttctttgaatttcaccTGGAAACTCCTTTTCTTTGATGTGCATAGATGGTGATATTGCGAGTACTTCTACTACAATTCATCAGGGCAGTCAACGTGTACAAGGAAGACAGATGAATGAGCTAAggatacaaattgcaaatcagatggcagtagataagggttaccccctgatttgattgtttatgtaataaaatttcaagacacctatttgcaactatgatttttattttgtaattcctataaacttgaatagtagacttttgttttcttattaagataaatgtggaaactctttatgtttatattttattatttcctttaag is drawn from Macadamia integrifolia cultivar HAES 741 chromosome 7, SCU_Mint_v3, whole genome shotgun sequence and contains these coding sequences:
- the LOC122085100 gene encoding cyclin-U1-1-like; this encodes MLSGGEEGKSRSEPNDGESTTPRVLTILSFVMERLVTRNDGLVVVQRGGLKEQPPQQVVEGEVRSPPGGKGLNAFHGVRAPSISISKYLERIYKYTNCSPSCFVVGYVYIDRLVHRHPNSPVVSLNVHRLLVTSVMVASKMLDDL